The genomic region CTCTTATGCCGTCAGTCAGGAAATCGTCGCTCATCGCCTTCAATATTTCGTCGATCACCTTGCCGGAGACAGTTTCTTTCACTAGCTCCGATATTGCTGGTTCGATGACCTCGGGGACCTTCGCGGCGTCGAGTGCAGTCGAGAGCAACTCTCGGATCGCACGCTGCCGCGATGAGCCGTCGCGTGGTCGTTTGAGGTCGTCCTCTGGAGGGGCCATTCCGCGCGTTGCCGCCCCCCGAGGTGCCTCAAGAGCGGATCCGAGCTCGGCCAACTTGGACGAACTTGCCGCCGGCGGCACGTTCAGCATGTCGCCCGACTGAACGTGTCCCTCGAACTTGGCTGCGTTCGCGGCCGTTCTTACCGCTATGCGCTCGTTCAGCCGCTCATCGGAATTCAGGACCCTGGCCTTGAGTTCGGCGTCCCAGATACCCGAACCGGCAGGCGGGGCCGGCGGGCGTGGTCCCGCGGGAGCGCCTGCGGGTCGCGGCCCACCCCAATCCCCGGGCGGCGGCGAAGTCCGGAAAAGATGGTCGTCCTGCTGGGTCGCCCTATCCAGCATGACCTTCGCGAACTGTATGGACACGCGGACAACGGCTCGTTTGTATGAATTGTCGATAGCATCGTGAGCCGACCGAAGTTCGACCCGCAGGGCGTTCAAGCCGCTAGGCGCAGAACCGTAGAAGGAGAACAGCAGGACCGCGACGAAGAAGGCGCCGACGACGTCTATGCCCTTCGATGCCATCTTCGAAAGTCGAGCCACCCTTGAGGAGAGAAGTGGGAAGAAGAGCAGGTTGAAACCAAGAACGAATATGATCGCAAGGCGCGCCTTCAGAGCGAAGGATTCAACGCATTCAATGATGTGTCCAGCCTCGAGGCCATTGTACCAAGCAAGCACGGTGCTCAGCCGCGGTGAGAACTCCGTCAGGAAAAGAAAGAAGCCGATCTGCAGCAACAGGAAACATGTCGAAACGGCGCCGGTGACCATGCAGTAAGTGGTGAGTTTCGAACCGACCTCGGCGAGAACCGCGTTGCCGCTGTGCCTTCGGCAGACCGAGCGGACCGCAAACACGGAGATCGCTGAGACGATCAACACCCCCAACGGCAATAATCCAACGAAAGAAAAACCCGCAACAAACGCAAGCCAAGCGGGGATCAGGATCGCTGGAAGAACGAACAGCTGCGAGAATTCACGCAGACGAGTTGAAACGCTCAAGTCCGCACCCTCCGCTCGGCAGGCCGCTCTGTTGATTTTGAAGTTCTGCTAGCGCGTCAATGAGACCCCTTCTTATCCAAGCGAATTCCTTCAAGCTCAGCCGCAGCGTTGCTCAGGTTCTGCGCGGACCTGGTCTCAAAGGCTAAGCAAGGCCAGAAAATTCGGCGCAGGACATTGTCGCACGCGACCGCTTGAGTGTGCGCGCGCGGCGCGACGAGCTATCGACAACACTTGGAGCCGGCAGCAATCCTTCAAAATATACCTTTAAGTTGTAGCACACCTAAGCGAATTTTGGAGCGGCATTGCAGGTCCGATATTGCTCCAGCTCGAAATTATTTCTGTACGGAACGGACGCTGGCTAGATGTGTCACTCACCTACAATCTCGACGAAGTCGCGCATTTGCGACTGACGCCGAGCTGCAAAACCAGGCAGCGGCGAGGATACCGGTGTGGCCTTCGACTCTGCAAGCTCACGCTTTCCGCGAAGCTCTTCACGGACTTGCCGTCGAAAACGTCATGTTGAACGTCTCGGGCGATTGACAGGATCACGTTACTCGACGTCCGCCTAGGCCGCCCGCGACGGCCTGAACCACCAGGACCACGCTCGCAGGCGCCCCAGATCATGGGCCGCGTATCATCTGAGAGCCCCGTAGAACCCCGGTGCCGTACCCCTATAACTGTGAGCTTGTCCGATAGGATTATTGACATCGCTTAGCATTTTTTTGATACAATCCCGAGATGTAGAGCGCCGCGGACACCAACCGACAGAAAGCCGGTGGTGCACCACGCAGTAAGTGGGGGAGCGCGCGAAGAGCGTGCTGATACGGGAACGATGAACGTAGAGGGAAGGCGTTTTCTGCGGTGCCTAGCGAATGGCCGCCTTCGCGTCGCGAGACTGCCCCTCGCGATCATGTTCGCTTCCGCTCTAAGCTTGAACTGACATGCTCCGCGTTCTCCAGCTGTCGGAGGAGCGGTCGACAAGTTCGACTGCCTCCTCCACCCCCGACCGTTACGCATCCGCTTATCGTCGGGATGCAGGCGTAATCTATCTGGATGCGAATGCGACCACGCCCCCGTTGCCAACCGTAGTCGATGCAGTTTCGCACGCCATGCGATCAATTGTCGGGAATCCGGCAAGCGCCCATGCGAGCGGGGCCTCGGCCCGAAGAGCGATTGAACAAGTTCGCGACGACGTTGCTGAGTTGGTCGGCGTCCCAATGCCCGAATCTGTGTTCTTCGTTTCCGGTGGAACCGAAGCAAACAACACAGTTATAAGCTCCTTCGTCCGACAGTATCCATCGGTGACGTTCCTTGTCGCGCCCGTAGAGCATTCGTCGATCATCGAACCCTTGCTCAACTGGTGTCCGGACCGGATTTCCTGGCTCGCGGTGGATTCTTGCGGGCGAATTGATCCCCACAGTGCACAGCAAAAGGCGCCGCAAGCTGGCGGGCCGGTTGTCGCGCTGCTCCAGGGTGCGAACAGTGAAACTGGCGTTATTCAGCCTGTCGCAGAAATTGCCGAAGCCATCCGATCGGTTCGGCAAGACGCGTTCATCCATCTCGACGCCGCCCAGGCCGTAGGGCGCATCCGAACCGATGGATGGTCGTCGTCAGTGGATTCGATCAGCTTTTCAGGTCACAAAATTCACGGTCCCCACGGCACCGGAGCGCTAGTAGTCAACGAACACACATCTCTCCGCCCCTTCATCCTAGGTGGTGGTCAAGAGCACGGCTTTCGCTCGGGAACACCAAATGTCTCGGGCATTGTCGGTTTGGGAATTGCGGCGCGCGAACGCATCAAGTCGTTCGAAGAAGCCAACGGCCATATGCTCAAGTTGCGGACGAAATTCGAAGAAGCCGTCACTTGCGCTCTGGGGCAAAGCGTGCGGATCAACGGTGCAGAAGCATTGCGAGTTTCGAACACCTCAAACCTCCAATTCTGTTCTATCGACGGAATGCAGCTGCTTGCCCACCTGGATGCGGCCGGTGTCATGGCCTCTCAAGGTTCTGCGTGTTCGAGCGGCCGCCCCGAGCCATCTCGTGTACTCCGAGCTATGGGTCTCAGTGAAGGCCAGGCGTTTTCGAGCCTGCGTTTTTCCTTCTCAGTTCTCAATACCGAAGAGGATGCCGTCGTAGCGGCCGACATCATCGCCTCCGTCGTCAAGAGGCTCACCCAATGAGATCAACAAAGGCTTCTGCCTTGCAACGCTTCGAGTTTGGGCGCCACGAAACTTTCGCGATCCGTCATGGTTGGCTCAGCAAGGGTCTTGTCCGGGTCCGGGACAGCGCAGGTGGCTTTCAGGCGGATATCGAGACTGCCGACGAGCTAGGTCTCGGCAGCAAAATGGTCAAATCGCTTTCGTATTGGCTCGAAGCGTCCGGCGTCGCATCGGTCGCCCCGCATACGCGCCCGCGCCAACTGTCCATCTCCAGAGTAGGCGGCGTCATCGCCGAACGCGATCCATTCTTCGAGTTTCCGGTATCGTGGTGGTTTGTACACCTTGCCTTGGCCAACCGAGACAACTCCATCTTTGGCTGGTTTTTCAACGACTATCCGCAGCGCACCTTTGATCGCCTCGATTGCGTGGATGCGTATCAACGCTATCTACGCGAGCGGGCAACGAAGCCGCCCAGCGTCGAGATGGTTCAGCGAGACGTCTCGTGTCTCCTGGCCAGCTATGCGGACGAGCCTGGCAAGCTCCAAGATCCAGAGGACGGCACCATCTGTCCCCTCACTGATCTCGGACTACTTGCGTATCACAGCGACACACGTCGCTTCGAGCGGATTGCCCCTCACGATGGCGTTTCGCCCGAGATTCTGCTGGCATGCGCTTCGAAACTAGGACTGGCATCAGGTCTGGAAGCGGTCAGCATCAGCGAACTTGCGACTTGGCGGCACGGTCCCGGACGCATCTTCCAAATGGCATCCGAATTGATCGACGAAGCTGCTGCCGAAGCCGCTCGCGCATACGCGCGATCGGGCGTGACCTTCGACCGCCTCGGTGGGGAGCGCCGTCTGCGAGCCGCTCACAAGCCACCGGAATTCTGGCTTGCCCATCATTACGACCGGATCGGAGCTTCGGCATGAAGGCGCCAAGTTTCTTTCGCGCGGTCAATCTGCGGGCCGACCTCGATCACCCCGACCGGCTGAGCCATTATCACCCAACAACGCGCTCAGTCGCCGTCGTCGATGCTGTTCTTCGCAACGATGCTTCTATTGTGATCGCCGCCTACGGCAGCGGCAAGTCTTTAGCGGCCGGTATAGGCGCCTTGCTGGTCCGCAACGATGCGGGCGCCAAGGATGCCTTACAGCCGGTCATCCGCCGGATGAAGCCGGTAGCTCCGAAATTGTACGCGAAGGCAAAGGATCGGGTTGCGTCCCGATCAAAGGGACTGATCGTCAACCTTGCCGGCTTTGCATCGGATGTGGTCGATGCGATGGCAACCGCCGTCGGTGCCCCAAAGCGCATCAAAGAGCTCGACCGCCTTCTGACCTGGATAACTGAGGAGGTCCGCACCGATCACGTCGCCATCATATGGGACGAATTCGGTAGACACTTGGAAGGCCTCGCGGCCGAGGGACGTGCCCGCGACCTCGATCAGGTCCAGCGCCTTGCCGAATGGACGTCTCGAGCCAAGAAGCCGACCTCAAGTCTAACGCTTCTCCTGCATCAGAATTTGTCGGCGTATGCTGGCCGGCTGAACCAGACTTCTCGGAACGAGTGGAAAAAGATCGAGGGCCGCTTCCGGCAGCTCAGGTTCGTCGAGGATAGCAAGGAGCTCTATTCGCTTGTGGCTGCGGCGGCCGCGCAAAGACGTGCCCGCAACGTCGCATCGCTGCCGGCCTCGACCCTTGCATCGGTGTCCAGGGCCGCCGTCCAGCATAATTGGTTCGATGGACCGCGTCTGACAAATGAGATCGTCGAATTATTGAGGGTCGCCTATCCCATCTCGGCCGGTGCATTGCAGGTCCTGCCGCAGGTTGTCGCTCGGATCGGTCAGAACGAACGCAGCATCTTTTCTTTCCTGCAAGCGATGGACCTGTCGAAGCCCGTCGGAGTGGAAGAAGTTTATCGCTTCTTCTCGCAATTCATGCGTACGGATACTGGGCCTGGTGGCTCGCAGCGACGCTGGTTGGAGACCGAGAGCGCTCGGGCCAAGGCTGAAAGCGATATTGAACGCGAGCTGCTGGCGGCCGCGTGTCTTTTCCAGCTTGGCGCCAGCGGGGAGCGTCGCCGTTTGACGAAAGCCGCACTGATCACGGCCGTGGTATCGCGCGGCATCTCGATCAGCCAGGTCAGCTCAGGTCTCGAAAAGCTTCTCGAACGGCGACTCCTGATCTATCGGGAGAGGAATGACGACGTATCACTCTGGCACGGTATCGATGTCGACATCCCCGCTCGCGTAGCTGAGGAATGCGCCCGCCGCGAGGATCAGTTTGATCTCGTCTCTTTCCTCAATGCACGGCATCCGGCACCGATATTGCGCGCTCCTCGGCATAACGCACGGTTTGGGACCTCCCGTTACCTGGCTGGTCGTTATGTTATGCCCTCCCAGGTTCGCCAGCCAATGGAGACTAACGGGGGCAGCGCGTGGGGATCCGTCGATTTCGTCCTCGCCGACGCGGCAGACGGTATCGAGGAAGCGAAATCGGCAGCGGCAAGTTCGGATCCTCAATATCGCCGTCTAATCGTGATTCCCCGTAAGCCTCTCGCAATTACCGAGGCGGCCCTCGAGCTTGCGGCGCTAGAGGCGCTGAGGGAAGATGAGGAATTCCTCTCTCGTGATCCGCTTGTAAGGCCGGAGCTCGACGAACTGCTCGCGCTAGCGCGGCGGCAGTTGGCATCGACACTCCATAAACTCACCAGCGATCGCGCAGGAGGTGCCGACTGGCATCTCGGCGGACGCCAAATCCAGATCACGATGGATCGGCCGGCGTCGGTAGCGGCGTCCGATCTTCTCGACGCCTGGTATCCCGACACTCCGCGCATGATCAATGACCAATTGATGAGGCAGCGCGTCTCTCGTCAAATGAGCACCGCGCGGGTCCGGATTCTCATGCGGTCCATGGAACGGACACATGAACCGCGTCTTGGTTACGCCGAGCAGGATGCGTCAGTCGAAGCATCGGTCTACCGTACGGTCCTCGAGCGCACTGGCCTTCATCGCCCGCTCGATGATCGCTGGGGCTTCGCCAGCCCAAGTCAGCTCGGTGACCCGGGTCTCCAACGCGCCTGGTCCATCGTCCAGCGATATTTCAGCACGGTAGGTGGCCCCCGGCCGCTATCGGAGCTTGTCTCTGAACTTTCCTCTCCACCAATCGGCCTACCGCTCGGCGTTATCCCGATCCTCGTCATGGCAGGATACCGCGCCTTTGCGAAGGTCGTCTCTCTCCGGTCCGAAGGATCCTACGTACAGGACATCCTGGGCTTCGAAGCCAGCAAGATGTTCATCGAACCTGAGCGGCACACGATTGAGGTGCATGACGGGCAAGAGCGGACTCTGTCATACTTGTCCGAGCTGGCCTATGTGCTTACGCACGAGAGGCCGGCCGAGACCGACGAAAGGCTGCGCTTCGCTTACGACGCTTTCGTACGCTGGCGGGCAGCGCTACCGGAGGGTGCGCGACACTCGGTGCGACTGTCCCCGATGACGCAACGGTTTTTGCGCGAGATCAATCAAGAGGAGGATCCCGCCCGCCTCTTCCTTGAAATCATGCCGGGGATGTTCGGTAAGGATCATGGACTTGACGGCGTGGTCGAGTCAATAGAGCGCGTCCGCAACGAAATCGACTCGATATTGGACGGATATCTAGAAGAGGCGGTGCGCATCATCGGCTCGACCTTCCGAATCAACGCCGCCGATGATGCGTTATCGTCGTTGCAAGCCTGGCTCTCCTGTCTCGACGTGGGCATGCTTATGAAGCGGGACGATCTCCGCATGACGGATCGAGCCATCCTTCGCACCGCATATGACACAACGAATGGGCGCTACACGCCGCAGAGCCTCGCACGCAGCGTTAGCTCTATTCTCCTGCAGCGTGGCTTCGAACAATGGCAGGATTCGACGGCCGGGCAGTTCGCGCTGCTGGTCCGCGAATGTCGCGCAAGGATCGAAGACACCGCATTGGCGTCGGAAATTCCTGACGAGCGGCTCGCCCCCATTGTCAGGAACAGGATCGTCGAACTCGAAGGTGTGCTCGCGCGAATAGGACATCGAGAGCCACGTCAGATCGCAAAGTTTGGAGCACGATCGTGAACATAACACCGACACGCTTTCACGATGCCATCCTCGATACGTCCCGACGTCACATCGTTCCCCTATCTGGCGGAAAAGACTCGACCGCCCTGGCGATCTATCTTGCTCAGAACTTTCCGCTGGTCGATTTCGAGTTCGCATTCTGCGATACAGGTGCGGAGCTTCCGGAGACCTACGAATATCTGGACCGCCTGGAACACGTGCTCGGTCGACCGATCCGACGCATCTCGGCTCTCGCGTTGTTGCAACTGAAGGAGAAGCCGGGTCGAACTGCATTCGACGTAATCTTGTACGAGCACTTTGCCGGCTTCTTACCGAGTGCGCGGACGCGCTGGTGCACCCGGATGCTCAAGATCCATCCCTACGAGCAATATATCGGCTCTGAACCGGCTTATTCTTACATAGCGATACGATCGGATGAAAATCGAGCTGGTTACACGGGCAATGGTAAGCCCGTCCTGCTGTCGGAGCAGCCCAATATCGTTCCGGTCTATCCCTTCAAGGATTGCGGCCTTCGGCTGGCCGATGTCCAGCGGCTGCTGGACGACAGCGGCCTGGGCGCCCCCCAATATTACGAATGGCGAAGCCGTTCCGGTTGTTATTTCTGCTTCTATCAGCAAATCGGTGAATGGCAGGGCTTGAAGGAACGACACCCCGACCTGTTTGAGAAGGCTAAGGAATACGAACAGACTAGTAGCAGCCGCAATTACACCTGGGTGGACGGCCGCTCGTTAGCCGAACTCGAGACGCTGCCTCGTCGACCAATGAAGCCGAAGGCTGACCACGCTGGCTGTGCAATCTGTCATCTCTGAGGCCGTCATGTCGTCCAGATTTATCGATTTTCTTTCTCAGTACGGTCCGAGCGCAGCGACCGACGCACTCGTCGATGAGCACGCCCCAGTCCTCGTCGAAGAGTTCGGCATCAGCTGTCCCATCGAAATTCCTCCTCCGCGCATGAAGGAAATCTCGGCTGCGCTTCTCGGCGCCGAGCCTCGAAGCGTCTTTCTTACTGGCACTGCCGGCGACGGCAAAACATTCCACCTCCGCAAGTTCCTTCTCGAACTTGTGGGCAGCGACGCGGAAACGTCCACGATCTGGACGAACGCCTCCAACAGTGGGGGAATCATAGAGCGCGACCTGCCGTCAGGCCGAAAGCTGCGGATCATTCGGGACGTGAGCGCTCTACCGGCAGGCGAGAAAATCGCCCAGGTTCGGGCCGCAGCGAATTCCATCCGATCCGCTCAGCCGGAGACCATCTTCCTCGTAGCAGCAAACGACGGCCAGCTCCTTGACTCCTTCTTCGCTGCTGGATCGGACGATGAGGCTGGAAGCCTTTGCCGCAAGATCTATCAAGAAATGATCCGGATGATGCGGACGGGTCAGGAGACCCCCAAACCCGACTTCGCATTTTCCATGTTCAACTTGAGCCACACGCTCGATGACGCTTCGTTAGATGCATTGCTCGATACCATACTTGGGCATCCGGACTGGGAAAGCGGATGTTCCAGTTGTCCGCGCGCCGCAGAAGTCGTGAACCCCTGCCCAATCAGGTACAACCGTTCTTTGCTCATCGGCTCCGATGGTAGCGAGTCTTTCCGCACACGAATAAAGACGCTGGTCCGTCTCGCCGCGGCCAACGATCAGCACATCCCTATCCGCTATTTGCTAATGCTCATTGTCAATGTTCTACTCGGATCTTCTCAGAAGCCGGGACGGCCTCTTCTGAACTGCGCTACGATTATCAAGGCGAAGACTCCACTCTATCGATTCACGAATCCGTACAACAACGCCTGCGGCGTGAACATTCGAGATCCTGAGAAGCGGCGCAAGAATCCATTCTTCGCGATGGTGGCATCTCTCGGCATCGGCATGGAGACCGACAACGAGATCGATGCGCTTCTGTTGGCAAGACATACGGACAATCCGGCAAGAAAGTCGTTGTTCGAGAAGGACACGATCTATGGAGATCGCATCTTTGATGGCCCGCTCGACCACTATGCAAAACGCGGCTCCGAGCGTCAGGATGCACAGGAAGCCAAGGATCTCCGTGAGGCACTACAAACGCAGCGCCGTCGGCTATTCTTCAAACTCGGCGACGAGGGCTCTTCGGGAACCGGCATATCCCCTTGGAGATTGACGGTATTCCGCCATGCTGGAGAGTACGAGCAGATCTGCACAGCCTTGAAGTCCGGAAATGCTTCAGGCGAAGCGCTGCGTCAGATCGTGCTCGGTATCAATAGAACACTGACCGGACTGATGGCCAGCGACGGCGAGAAGCTCTGGTTGACCGGCGTCGTCGGCCGTGCGGACGGTACCGGTGGACGCCTAGCGATGGGGGAACCTTTGGGAGCCGTCGCCAGTAGCTGGGCTCGTGTCCAGCTACAGTTTGATGCGGACCGTTCTTGCCCTGCGCTTGTCGCCGCCGAAAAGGGCATTTCAAGAGAGCTGCCCCGCCTAACGATTACACCCCTACTCTTCGAGTATCTCAAGCGAGTGGCCGGCGGATCTCTGCCGTCGAGCTTCTCCAGACAATGTCATCAAGAAATTCGCCATTTCGCTGTGCGGCTGGCATCCGCGCTGTACGGTCACGCGGACCAAGAGACAACGGTAATTCGAATGGTCGATCTGGATGCCGTGGGCCGTCTTCACGAAAACATTCTCGAGATCGGAACTTAAAATATGCCGATTCAAGACAAGGATAAGGTTTTGCTAAGCGCCAGAGCGCTTAAGCTCCCGCGTCAGCTCGACCTTCGCAACGTCAAGAACTGGCCTGAATATGCGATTTGGGGGCTTGCACTGCATCAAGAGCAACTTCCTTGGTTTACGTTGGTCGAATTTATACAGATTTGTGCCGACAAGCACAGGAAGCGACCGGTT from Bradyrhizobium elkanii USDA 76 harbors:
- a CDS encoding cysteine desulfurase family protein; this encodes MLRVLQLSEERSTSSTASSTPDRYASAYRRDAGVIYLDANATTPPLPTVVDAVSHAMRSIVGNPASAHASGASARRAIEQVRDDVAELVGVPMPESVFFVSGGTEANNTVISSFVRQYPSVTFLVAPVEHSSIIEPLLNWCPDRISWLAVDSCGRIDPHSAQQKAPQAGGPVVALLQGANSETGVIQPVAEIAEAIRSVRQDAFIHLDAAQAVGRIRTDGWSSSVDSISFSGHKIHGPHGTGALVVNEHTSLRPFILGGGQEHGFRSGTPNVSGIVGLGIAARERIKSFEEANGHMLKLRTKFEEAVTCALGQSVRINGAEALRVSNTSNLQFCSIDGMQLLAHLDAAGVMASQGSACSSGRPEPSRVLRAMGLSEGQAFSSLRFSFSVLNTEEDAVVAADIIASVVKRLTQ
- a CDS encoding DUF4007 family protein translates to MRSTKASALQRFEFGRHETFAIRHGWLSKGLVRVRDSAGGFQADIETADELGLGSKMVKSLSYWLEASGVASVAPHTRPRQLSISRVGGVIAERDPFFEFPVSWWFVHLALANRDNSIFGWFFNDYPQRTFDRLDCVDAYQRYLRERATKPPSVEMVQRDVSCLLASYADEPGKLQDPEDGTICPLTDLGLLAYHSDTRRFERIAPHDGVSPEILLACASKLGLASGLEAVSISELATWRHGPGRIFQMASELIDEAAAEAARAYARSGVTFDRLGGERRLRAAHKPPEFWLAHHYDRIGASA
- a CDS encoding phosphoadenosine phosphosulfate reductase family protein; translation: MNITPTRFHDAILDTSRRHIVPLSGGKDSTALAIYLAQNFPLVDFEFAFCDTGAELPETYEYLDRLEHVLGRPIRRISALALLQLKEKPGRTAFDVILYEHFAGFLPSARTRWCTRMLKIHPYEQYIGSEPAYSYIAIRSDENRAGYTGNGKPVLLSEQPNIVPVYPFKDCGLRLADVQRLLDDSGLGAPQYYEWRSRSGCYFCFYQQIGEWQGLKERHPDLFEKAKEYEQTSSSRNYTWVDGRSLAELETLPRRPMKPKADHAGCAICHL